A genome region from Dolichospermum compactum NIES-806 includes the following:
- a CDS encoding DUF3177 family protein, protein MTQVWFRAYVWMDYRLALLFTLIIPLILLVWTFVQKAEGMQRLLMIYWRVASLLAISMYLMIGGFGVSFISALMAQILIPIALWFWVDINDEIDYYPNSPLKLIFTSWRWATTVYCSLGAIALLPFLGCAFSGTALKTPYCSVWLEAPLLFKDYFHHNSKPAFLGFLGIVTLAIYVVYLSYFVAVKLGKYGRSATH, encoded by the coding sequence ATGACACAAGTATGGTTTAGAGCCTATGTTTGGATGGACTACCGACTGGCGTTATTATTTACGCTGATTATTCCTTTAATTCTTCTGGTTTGGACATTTGTACAAAAAGCCGAAGGAATGCAGCGCTTATTAATGATTTACTGGCGAGTAGCTAGTTTGTTAGCTATTAGTATGTACTTGATGATTGGTGGTTTCGGAGTCAGTTTTATCTCTGCTTTAATGGCGCAAATTCTCATTCCTATAGCGCTATGGTTTTGGGTAGACATCAATGACGAAATTGACTATTATCCCAATAGTCCATTAAAACTGATTTTTACTTCTTGGCGTTGGGCAACAACAGTTTATTGTAGTTTAGGGGCAATAGCTCTTCTACCTTTTTTGGGGTGTGCTTTTTCAGGAACTGCTCTCAAAACCCCTTACTGTAGCGTTTGGTTAGAAGCACCATTATTATTTAAAGACTATTTTCACCACAATAGCAAACCTGCTTTTCTCGGATTTTTGGGGATAGTTACTTTAGCAATTTACGTAGTTTATTTAAGTTATTTTGTCGCTGTTAAACTTGGCAAATATGGACGTTCAGCTACACATTAA
- the grxC gene encoding glutaredoxin 3, which produces MAAKVEIYIWTTCPFCMRAKSLLKSKSVDFIEYNIDGDEIARDKMSQRANGKRSLPQIFINDVHIGGCDDIYALDRQGKLDEMLVS; this is translated from the coding sequence ATGGCTGCAAAAGTAGAAATTTACATTTGGACAACTTGCCCGTTTTGTATGCGTGCTAAAAGTCTACTGAAAAGCAAAAGTGTTGATTTTATCGAATACAACATTGATGGAGACGAAATAGCAAGAGATAAAATGTCCCAAAGAGCTAATGGAAAACGCTCTTTACCACAAATTTTTATTAATGATGTTCACATTGGTGGTTGTGATGATATCTACGCTTTAGACCGTCAAGGTAAGTTAGATGAGATGCTAGTTTCTTAA
- a CDS encoding Calvin cycle protein CP12 — protein sequence MTNIQEKATTEIQEKIQKEVEEARAVCDISGSNSAECAAAWDAVEELQAEASHKRQVKPKNSLEQYCDANPEADECRLYED from the coding sequence ATGACTAATATCCAAGAAAAAGCCACTACCGAGATCCAAGAAAAAATCCAAAAAGAAGTTGAAGAGGCTCGCGCTGTATGTGATATCTCAGGTAGCAACTCCGCTGAATGTGCTGCGGCGTGGGATGCTGTAGAAGAATTGCAAGCTGAAGCTTCTCACAAACGTCAAGTTAAACCCAAAAACTCTTTAGAGCAATACTGCGATGCTAATCCAGAAGCAGATGAGTGTCGTCTGTACGAAGATTAA
- a CDS encoding biotin--[acetyl-CoA-carboxylase] ligase, giving the protein MEFNQQLLVNSLKAEYKHQDLPFSLHIFNTLSSTNQTLWQLIDQGENLGYVVIATQQTAGRGQWGREWQSHKGGLYLSMAIAPNLAATSSYQLTLASAWGITAQLRKCGIPVGIKWPNDLVLDGRKLGGILTETKVNQGQITQAIIGVGINWANQVPETGINLQLWQNYQNCQIFDHLEILTSQVLIGIKSGIECLQTEGINILLSHYLDVLTNMGDQVYVNNFLGKVVGVTQEGNLRLKITTDDAKAALTPEISVQPGTISLGYRQTSVS; this is encoded by the coding sequence GTGGAATTTAATCAGCAACTTTTGGTAAATAGCTTAAAAGCAGAATATAAGCATCAAGATTTACCATTCTCTCTACATATTTTCAACACCTTATCCTCCACAAATCAAACCCTGTGGCAACTAATTGACCAAGGAGAAAACCTTGGCTATGTAGTTATTGCTACTCAGCAAACCGCCGGCAGAGGGCAATGGGGTCGGGAATGGCAGTCTCATAAGGGTGGTTTATATCTTTCAATGGCAATAGCTCCTAATTTAGCAGCTACCAGCAGCTATCAACTTACCTTGGCTAGTGCGTGGGGAATTACAGCACAATTAAGAAAATGTGGTATACCTGTCGGCATAAAATGGCCAAATGATTTAGTATTAGATGGTCGCAAGTTAGGCGGCATTTTAACTGAAACCAAGGTCAATCAAGGACAAATCACTCAAGCTATCATTGGTGTGGGGATTAATTGGGCAAATCAAGTTCCAGAAACTGGAATTAATCTGCAATTATGGCAAAATTACCAGAATTGTCAGATATTTGATCACCTAGAAATCCTCACCTCACAGGTTTTAATAGGAATTAAGTCCGGTATAGAGTGTCTACAGACAGAAGGAATAAACATACTTTTGTCTCACTACCTTGATGTACTTACAAATATGGGTGATCAGGTTTATGTGAATAATTTTTTAGGTAAAGTAGTTGGCGTGACTCAAGAAGGTAATCTGCGTTTAAAAATCACAACTGATGATGCAAAAGCAGCTTTAACACCAGAAATTTCTGTCCAACCGGGTACAATTAGCTTGGGTTATCGTCAAACTTCTGTTTCATGA
- the guaA gene encoding glutamine-hydrolyzing GMP synthase gives MNTAVTLPTVETPQTQENFGNLKGQIIVILDFGSQYSELIARRIRETQVYSEVISYRTTAEQLQKINPKGIIISGGPNSVYSDYAPHCDPEIWKLGVPILGVCYGMQLMVNQLGGEVIKAERGEYGKASLYIDDPTDLLTNVEEGTTMWMSHGDSVITMPSGFELLAHTDNTPCAAIAHHDKKLYGVQFHPEVVHSQGGIALIRNFVYHICDCEPTWTTAAFVEESIQEIRAKVGDKRVLLALSGGVDSSTLAFLLYKAIGEQLTCVFIDQGFMRKLEPERLVKLFKEQFHIPVEYVNARERFISAIAGVTDPEEKRRRIGHEFISVFEETSKNLGHFDYLAQGTLYPDVIESADTNVDPKNGERVAVKIKSHHNVGGLPKDLRFKLVEPLRKLFKDEVRKVGRSIGLPEEIVQRQPFPGPGLAIRILGEVTSDRLNILRDADLIVRQEINQRGLYNEVWQAFAVLLPIRSVGVMGDKRTYAYPIVLRIVTSEDGMTADWARIPYDVLEAISTRIVNEVKGVNRVVYDITSKPPGTIEWE, from the coding sequence ATGAATACAGCGGTGACTCTACCAACAGTCGAAACACCCCAAACACAGGAAAATTTTGGGAACCTTAAAGGTCAAATAATTGTCATTTTAGACTTTGGCTCTCAATATTCTGAATTAATTGCCCGTCGTATCCGCGAAACACAAGTATATTCAGAAGTTATTTCCTATCGCACCACAGCAGAACAGTTACAAAAAATCAACCCCAAAGGGATTATCATTTCCGGTGGTCCAAACTCCGTATATAGCGACTACGCCCCCCATTGTGACCCAGAAATCTGGAAATTGGGAGTACCCATTCTTGGTGTTTGCTATGGAATGCAACTCATGGTTAATCAACTGGGTGGAGAAGTAATCAAAGCCGAACGGGGTGAATACGGTAAAGCATCTCTATATATAGACGATCCTACAGATTTATTAACTAATGTCGAAGAGGGTACAACCATGTGGATGAGTCATGGAGATTCAGTCATAACCATGCCTTCCGGCTTTGAACTACTGGCACATACTGATAATACTCCCTGTGCAGCGATCGCTCACCATGATAAAAAACTCTATGGAGTCCAATTTCACCCCGAAGTTGTTCACTCTCAAGGTGGTATAGCCTTAATTCGTAACTTTGTTTACCATATCTGTGACTGTGAACCAACTTGGACAACAGCCGCTTTTGTCGAAGAATCAATTCAGGAAATTCGCGCCAAGGTAGGAGACAAACGGGTATTGTTAGCATTATCTGGCGGTGTAGACTCTTCTACTCTGGCTTTTCTCCTGTATAAAGCTATTGGTGAGCAGCTAACCTGTGTATTTATTGATCAGGGTTTCATGCGAAAACTAGAACCCGAAAGGTTAGTAAAGTTATTTAAAGAACAGTTTCATATTCCCGTAGAATATGTTAATGCCCGCGAACGATTTATCTCTGCTATCGCTGGAGTAACCGATCCCGAAGAAAAGCGTCGCCGCATCGGACATGAGTTTATCAGTGTTTTTGAGGAAACATCAAAAAATCTTGGTCATTTTGATTACTTAGCTCAAGGCACACTTTATCCAGATGTAATTGAATCTGCTGATACCAATGTTGATCCAAAAAATGGTGAACGGGTAGCAGTGAAAATTAAAAGTCATCACAATGTGGGTGGTTTACCAAAAGACTTGAGATTTAAACTGGTAGAACCACTGCGGAAACTATTTAAAGATGAAGTTCGCAAAGTCGGGCGTTCCATTGGTTTACCAGAAGAAATTGTCCAACGTCAACCATTCCCCGGACCTGGTTTAGCCATTCGCATTTTAGGTGAAGTCACCTCCGATCGCTTGAATATTTTGCGAGATGCTGATTTAATTGTTCGGCAAGAAATTAATCAACGCGGTTTATATAATGAGGTTTGGCAAGCTTTCGCGGTTCTATTACCCATTCGCAGCGTTGGTGTTATGGGTGATAAACGCACCTATGCCTATCCCATTGTTTTACGGATTGTTACCAGCGAAGATGGTATGACGGCAGATTGGGCGCGGATTCCTTACGATGTTCTAGAAGCAATTTCTACCCGCATTGTGAATGAAGTCAAAGGGGTGAACCGTGTGGTTTATGACATTACCTCCAAACCACCTGGAACTATTGAGTGGGAATAG
- a CDS encoding bifunctional nuclease family protein, giving the protein MIEMKVAGIALDAITRSPIVLLKDGSDRRALPIYIGQEQARAIMGAMENQKPPRPLTHDLIVNMLETWNMTLDKVIIHTLQKDTFYAALILQQGDVKKEIDARPSDAIAIALRTNTPIWVMEEVVADASIPVDRDADEADQEAFREFISNLRPEDLIKRFGNGD; this is encoded by the coding sequence ATGATAGAAATGAAAGTCGCTGGTATAGCATTAGATGCGATCACCCGCAGCCCAATTGTACTTTTGAAGGATGGTTCAGATCGTCGCGCCTTGCCTATTTATATAGGTCAAGAACAGGCAAGAGCAATTATGGGGGCAATGGAAAATCAAAAGCCGCCTCGACCTTTAACCCACGATTTGATTGTGAATATGCTAGAAACATGGAATATGACTTTGGATAAAGTTATTATTCATACCTTGCAAAAAGATACTTTTTATGCGGCGTTGATTCTTCAGCAAGGGGATGTCAAAAAAGAAATTGATGCTCGTCCGAGTGATGCGATCGCTATAGCTCTCCGTACAAATACTCCCATCTGGGTCATGGAAGAAGTAGTGGCTGATGCGTCTATTCCCGTAGATCGTGATGCTGATGAGGCGGATCAGGAAGCTTTCCGGGAATTTATTTCTAATCTCCGTCCTGAAGATCTAATCAAGCGGTTTGGGAATGGTGACTAG
- a CDS encoding riboflavin synthase, which translates to MFTGLVQGLGTIKPVRGNLWQISYLNQSPMIIQDLAYGDSVAVDGVCLTVEEILKDGFIATASPETLRRTTLGKEETQQKYVNLETSLRVGGKVGGHFVMGHVDGIGQLITSEQTASSWEMTFVAPEAIARYIVPKGSIAVNGISLTVAAYKSESSQFTVAVIPLTYSETNLSHLVAGSWVNLEGDILGKYVEKFLTPGNNHHQHEEITTTFLAENGYL; encoded by the coding sequence GTGTTTACAGGATTAGTTCAAGGTTTAGGAACGATAAAACCCGTAAGGGGAAATTTGTGGCAGATTAGTTATCTTAATCAGTCACCGATGATCATTCAAGACTTAGCCTATGGTGATAGTGTGGCAGTAGATGGCGTGTGTCTGACAGTTGAAGAAATCTTAAAAGATGGGTTTATTGCCACCGCTTCACCAGAAACCCTCCGCCGCACCACATTGGGTAAAGAAGAGACACAACAAAAATACGTCAACTTAGAAACATCCCTGCGGGTAGGTGGTAAAGTCGGCGGTCATTTTGTCATGGGTCATGTAGATGGAATTGGTCAGTTAATAACATCTGAACAAACAGCCAGTTCGTGGGAAATGACCTTTGTTGCCCCAGAAGCGATCGCACGTTATATAGTTCCTAAAGGTAGCATTGCCGTCAATGGTATCAGCCTCACCGTCGCTGCATACAAATCAGAATCATCTCAATTTACAGTCGCCGTCATTCCCCTGACCTACAGCGAAACCAATCTCAGTCATTTAGTAGCAGGAAGTTGGGTAAATTTAGAAGGAGACATCCTGGGTAAATACGTAGAAAAATTCCTAACTCCTGGAAATAATCACCATCAACATGAGGAAATTACAACCACATTCCTAGCAGAAAACGGATATTTGTAA
- a CDS encoding M23 family metallopeptidase has product MTQHHKSAHKNFYYDGTSKRFASRLPVQGICLLSSFSLLSGGFVTAQSDTSSIDNIVPTIENSQPTAVTNPIQKEAGVSEIAKPQPDFSVRRVNLKKRLNSKGVAKGEDTQPTASVRISKPKGQDTQPTASVRISKSKGENTQPTTSVSEVDSVIKKLPEVPQQANNSQDTAKDTENKPKDYNNAYIDTNEYKNVGESNYEPPSSVVVTERSSGCEATVPSTCAKSRQTPAVAKSQESSPTWLKKSEVAKVVTASKQKQVGWKTITANSNQSKNVTEAVASSVSKISQPQNQNNWRISRSNTSSHTKAAYHANSFIPSPREFSTTKVSSTPIAPQVGSLPAPMIEGNVAPRPSMVSYDFSLASVLPEVPYTNTLAYRGAGGGSGIVFPLSVAAPITSLFGWRIHPITGDRRFHAGTDIGAPTGTPILAAARGQIESANWLGGYGLAVIINHGSAQQSLYGHMSEIFVQPGQWVEPGTVIGRVGSTGNSTGPHLHFEVRHLTQNGWVAVDPAVQLQGGLSPLAQGTAGVKTAQAR; this is encoded by the coding sequence ATGACGCAGCACCATAAATCTGCCCATAAAAACTTTTACTACGACGGTACAAGTAAACGCTTTGCTTCTAGATTGCCAGTACAAGGTATCTGTTTATTAAGTAGCTTCAGTCTTCTTAGTGGCGGGTTTGTAACTGCTCAGTCTGACACTTCCTCAATAGACAATATTGTTCCTACTATTGAGAATTCTCAACCAACAGCAGTCACAAATCCAATTCAGAAAGAAGCTGGTGTTTCTGAAATAGCGAAGCCACAACCAGATTTTTCTGTCCGCCGAGTTAATCTAAAAAAGAGGCTAAATAGCAAAGGTGTTGCCAAGGGAGAAGATACTCAACCTACTGCTAGTGTGAGAATTTCTAAACCCAAGGGACAAGACACTCAACCTACTGCTAGTGTGAGAATTTCTAAATCTAAGGGAGAAAATACTCAACCTACTACTAGTGTGAGTGAAGTTGATTCTGTAATTAAAAAACTGCCAGAAGTCCCTCAACAAGCTAATAATTCTCAAGACACGGCTAAGGATACAGAAAATAAACCCAAGGATTACAACAACGCTTATATTGATACGAATGAGTATAAAAATGTAGGCGAAAGTAACTATGAACCACCTAGTTCTGTGGTGGTAACAGAACGTTCTAGCGGTTGTGAGGCAACGGTGCCTAGCACTTGCGCTAAATCTAGACAAACTCCTGCTGTGGCTAAGTCTCAAGAATCATCACCGACTTGGCTGAAGAAAAGTGAAGTAGCGAAAGTAGTGACTGCCTCTAAGCAGAAACAAGTAGGCTGGAAAACTATAACTGCAAACAGTAATCAAAGTAAGAATGTGACTGAGGCTGTGGCTAGTAGTGTTAGCAAAATCAGTCAACCTCAAAATCAAAATAATTGGCGGATTTCCAGAAGTAACACCAGCAGTCATACCAAGGCTGCCTATCATGCTAATAGTTTTATTCCCAGTCCTAGGGAATTTAGCACGACTAAGGTGAGTTCTACCCCTATTGCTCCCCAGGTAGGTAGTTTACCTGCGCCAATGATAGAGGGTAATGTTGCTCCTCGTCCGAGTATGGTGTCTTATGACTTCTCTTTGGCATCAGTGTTGCCGGAAGTTCCTTATACTAATACCCTAGCCTATCGTGGCGCTGGTGGCGGTTCGGGAATAGTTTTCCCGCTGTCGGTGGCTGCACCAATTACATCCTTATTTGGCTGGCGTATTCATCCTATCACGGGCGATCGCCGTTTTCACGCTGGTACAGATATAGGTGCGCCCACAGGAACACCAATTTTAGCAGCGGCTAGGGGTCAGATAGAATCAGCTAACTGGTTAGGTGGTTATGGTTTAGCTGTAATCATTAATCACGGTTCTGCTCAACAAAGTCTTTACGGGCATATGTCAGAAATCTTTGTCCAACCTGGACAATGGGTAGAACCAGGAACTGTGATTGGTCGAGTTGGTAGCACTGGTAATTCTACTGGACCACACCTACACTTTGAAGTGCGTCACCTCACTCAAAATGGATGGGTGGCTGTTGACCCCGCAGTGCAATTACAAGGTGGTCTTAGCCCGTTGGCACAAGGTACAGCAGGGGTGAAAACAGCCCAGGCTCGGTAG
- a CDS encoding DUF7734 family protein produces MNNSISKRLEQYTIKKSQEVLIINVEIDGEPDQIAVFKGFSSSLMRPTAYDPDVPVLPDTAIIITIDRIASPYNPDSPRYLQQDISWEDMQVLLSEVGV; encoded by the coding sequence ATGAATAACTCTATTAGCAAAAGACTGGAACAATATACCATTAAAAAATCGCAAGAAGTTCTCATTATTAATGTAGAAATTGATGGTGAACCAGATCAAATTGCCGTGTTTAAAGGCTTTTCTAGTTCTTTGATGCGTCCAACTGCTTATGATCCCGATGTCCCGGTGTTACCAGATACCGCTATAATTATCACAATTGACCGCATAGCAAGTCCCTATAATCCTGACTCACCGCGTTATCTTCAACAAGATATTTCTTGGGAAGATATGCAGGTTTTATTATCAGAAGTTGGGGTTTAG
- the pgeF gene encoding peptidoglycan editing factor PgeF → MHTWQWHNWEGLPYLTCNLLEPWSHGFFTQQFWPRLPHELTSVLQPDALAYRLKQVHGNTVLTPQEVDDHVNISDDDLALADGLISHQPLQSVWVASADCTPVLIGDVKTGQVAALHAGWRGTAAKIVPEAIARMRSHGSNLIDLRVAMGPAIAGEVYQVSVEVAAEIGGSIIPDGQPEKVVSALHDLPNSPLLRDPEPGKVRLDVRRVNALQLEQLGFSVEQVAIAPYCTFQTPKHFFSYRREKEKKVQWSGIVSAGK, encoded by the coding sequence ATGCACACTTGGCAATGGCACAATTGGGAAGGTCTACCTTACCTAACTTGCAATCTTCTAGAACCCTGGTCTCATGGTTTCTTTACCCAACAGTTTTGGCCACGCTTACCTCATGAGCTAACTTCGGTTCTACAACCAGATGCTTTAGCTTATCGCTTGAAACAGGTACATGGCAATACTGTTTTAACTCCCCAAGAAGTTGATGATCATGTCAATATCAGTGATGATGATTTGGCGTTGGCAGATGGTTTAATTAGTCATCAACCTTTACAATCTGTGTGGGTGGCTTCTGCTGATTGTACACCTGTGTTAATTGGCGATGTCAAGACTGGACAGGTGGCGGCTTTACACGCTGGTTGGCGAGGTACAGCGGCGAAAATTGTGCCTGAAGCTATTGCAAGAATGCGATCGCATGGTAGTAATTTAATAGATTTGCGAGTAGCAATGGGTCCAGCTATTGCTGGGGAAGTTTACCAAGTCTCCGTGGAAGTGGCGGCGGAAATTGGCGGTAGCATTATACCAGATGGTCAACCAGAAAAAGTGGTTTCTGCTTTACACGATTTACCTAATTCACCTTTGCTTCGAGATCCAGAACCAGGAAAGGTGCGTTTAGATGTGCGTCGGGTAAATGCTTTACAATTGGAACAATTAGGATTTAGTGTAGAACAAGTGGCAATCGCTCCCTATTGTACTTTCCAAACTCCAAAACATTTCTTCTCCTATCGGCGAGAAAAAGAGAAAAAGGTGCAATGGTCAGGAATAGTGAGTGCAGGTAAATAA
- the gshB gene encoding glutathione synthase, with product MKLAFIIDPIHRLDPCHDTSVALMEAAQILGHEIWITQANLLSVIDGKVWAVLQQVELVPVELLEGRWLAVNPWFKLSPSAFTPLETMDAVFMRTDPPVNDAYLYATYILDYIDQNKTLVINDPAGIRDANEKMYALQFRECIPETIVSANKQVIKQFVEAKEATILKPLGNKAGEGILFLQSGDRNFNSIVELSTLQGQVPVMVQNYLPQAKEGDKRIILLNGEPIGALNRLSSGSDFRNNMATGGTVAQTTITPREQEICRHLAAKLREDGLIFVGIDVIGGYLTEVNVTSPTGIREIDRLNGTHLAHQVIQWVEANK from the coding sequence GTGAAACTAGCTTTTATTATTGATCCCATCCATCGGCTTGATCCATGCCATGATACTAGTGTTGCTTTGATGGAAGCAGCGCAAATTCTAGGACACGAAATTTGGATAACTCAGGCAAATTTGCTGAGTGTTATTGATGGTAAAGTTTGGGCTGTCTTGCAGCAGGTAGAACTTGTTCCCGTGGAGTTACTAGAGGGGCGTTGGTTAGCTGTTAATCCTTGGTTTAAATTAAGCCCTAGTGCTTTTACTCCTTTAGAAACAATGGATGCCGTATTTATGCGGACTGATCCACCTGTTAATGATGCTTACCTTTATGCTACTTATATTCTAGATTATATTGACCAAAATAAAACTTTGGTGATCAATGATCCAGCAGGGATTCGTGATGCTAATGAAAAAATGTATGCTCTCCAATTTAGGGAATGTATTCCCGAAACCATTGTCAGCGCTAACAAACAAGTAATTAAGCAGTTTGTGGAAGCGAAAGAGGCAACAATTCTTAAACCACTGGGGAATAAAGCGGGAGAGGGAATTCTATTTTTACAATCAGGCGATCGCAATTTTAATTCCATTGTCGAACTTAGCACGCTCCAAGGTCAAGTTCCCGTTATGGTACAAAACTATTTACCCCAAGCCAAGGAGGGAGATAAACGGATTATCTTACTCAATGGTGAACCCATAGGTGCGCTCAATCGTCTTTCTAGTGGTAGTGATTTTCGCAATAACATGGCCACGGGTGGCACAGTTGCTCAAACCACCATTACCCCAAGAGAACAGGAAATTTGTCGCCATTTAGCCGCAAAACTCCGGGAAGATGGCTTAATTTTCGTGGGGATTGACGTAATTGGTGGCTACCTAACGGAAGTTAATGTCACGAGTCCCACAGGCATCCGGGAAATTGACCGTCTTAATGGTACTCACCTTGCCCATCAGGTCATTCAATGGGTAGAAGCTAATAAATAG
- the cbiD gene encoding cobalt-precorrin-5B (C(1))-methyltransferase CbiD codes for MSSSGYTLPVFACAAAVAALHWLRHHQSLQITTVDLIEPAEIAEIPIEQVAGISENQALGMTRSNPGDNLDLTKNTPIWAVVAWYEGDGETVIIQGGEGIGKQLNGEGKAAIYGYAQRLLTENLQRLLAPTEKIKVTIILPEGRSLAIRTSNSAFGVVEGLSLLGTTGISQPLSTPDQLSAFRADLAAKASQFSTLVFCIGENGLDLAQKLGINPAQMVKTANWLGPMLIAADVLGVKEILLFGYHGKLMKLAGGIFHTHHHLADGRREILTAHCAMLGLNSPDIQTVFHSPTAEAALKYLRSLDINTGSNWVNQIYNSIAETIDTRTQAYMDSHNEQGKTIIACGSVLFDRDRQILVKSKTGCMLLEKLC; via the coding sequence ATGTCCAGTTCTGGATACACTTTACCTGTTTTTGCTTGTGCTGCTGCGGTTGCGGCTTTGCATTGGTTACGCCATCATCAATCTTTGCAGATTACTACTGTAGACTTAATTGAACCTGCGGAAATTGCCGAAATACCCATTGAACAAGTAGCGGGAATATCGGAAAATCAGGCTTTAGGAATGACTCGCAGTAATCCGGGTGATAATCTAGATTTAACGAAGAATACGCCGATTTGGGCTGTAGTGGCATGGTATGAGGGAGATGGAGAAACAGTAATTATTCAGGGTGGAGAGGGAATTGGTAAACAACTTAATGGTGAGGGAAAAGCGGCGATTTATGGTTATGCTCAAAGGTTATTAACAGAAAATTTACAGCGATTATTAGCACCGACGGAAAAAATCAAGGTAACAATTATTTTACCAGAAGGGCGATCGCTCGCAATTCGGACTTCTAACTCTGCTTTTGGGGTAGTGGAAGGACTATCCTTACTAGGAACAACAGGGATTTCTCAACCTTTAAGTACACCAGATCAATTATCAGCTTTCCGCGCTGATTTAGCAGCAAAAGCCAGTCAATTTTCCACTTTAGTCTTTTGTATTGGCGAAAATGGCTTAGATTTAGCCCAAAAACTCGGTATCAACCCCGCACAAATGGTAAAAACGGCTAACTGGTTGGGACCCATGTTGATAGCGGCTGATGTTTTAGGTGTAAAAGAAATTTTATTATTTGGTTATCACGGTAAATTGATGAAACTAGCGGGGGGAATCTTTCACACTCATCATCATTTAGCTGATGGTCGGCGGGAAATTCTCACAGCCCATTGCGCCATGCTAGGATTAAATTCTCCAGATATTCAAACCGTTTTTCACAGTCCTACAGCAGAAGCAGCATTAAAATATCTGAGAAGTCTAGATATTAATACTGGGAGTAATTGGGTAAATCAGATTTATAACTCCATTGCGGAAACAATTGATACGCGCACCCAAGCATATATGGATAGCCACAATGAACAAGGTAAAACCATCATAGCCTGTGGTTCTGTGCTTTTTGACCGCGATCGCCAAATCCTGGTTAAAAGTAAAACTGGTTGTATGTTACTGGAAAAATTGTGCTAA